A window from Gossypium raimondii isolate GPD5lz chromosome 7, ASM2569854v1, whole genome shotgun sequence encodes these proteins:
- the LOC105790236 gene encoding uncharacterized protein LOC105790236: protein MSKEQAPEPLDFFIWTVEDVGMWLEEINLGSYRLIFKENGVNGEYLEGMSMFTTEQILRFIRRCHMKWGDFITLCKELRRIKVACLKGEQKVRRPWWAPSCLSLVFLKVAKRNRQSRVVSLKLEP from the exons ATGAGCAAAGAACAAGCGCCTGAGCCACTCGATTTCTTCATTTGGACTGTTGAg GATGTCGGGATGTGGTTGGAAGAGATAAATCTCGGTAGCTATCGTCTGATTTTCAAAGAAAACGGTGTCAATGGGGAATACCTAGAAGGCATGTCTATGTTTACAACTGAACAGATTCTTCGGTTTATAAGACGATGCCATATGAAATGGGGAGACTTCATCACTCTATGCAAGGAACTTAGACGaataaaag TGGCTTGTCTAAAGGGAGAGCAAAAAGTTCGCAGGCCGTGGTGGGCACCTTCATGCCTTTCGTTAGTCTTTCTCAAGGTGGCAAAACGGAACAGACAATCGCGCGTTGTTTCCTTGAAGCTCGAACCGTGA